In Gadus macrocephalus chromosome 11, ASM3116895v1, a single genomic region encodes these proteins:
- the LOC132468262 gene encoding uncharacterized protein LOC132468262 isoform X2, giving the protein MNTDRPKRKIIRKRYDVSDGMPWCEERMVQKVLFLSLKEFRDARRPSTQGPHHRPRPGAAAQDQQRTPRPKPRSHARTKNKTPVSQDGPKPKQGRWPTHSLENPEEELALPQIAPDTCSPQGKRHGLKTAQMLVEVLPAAKDACRRRATGAPQNSHSLAGGAVAQPRTLRSHRAQSLLAFLNTSKPQRTAPPTLQDSRPKCEEGLNDSRVAQSTSTQTVPTRILRSHTPTARLNGAPRQGPALLSTNERQGLTLQAYHQHRHGNMGHGRDDPANQRPKLQAQRKFAHSPPSSPGPLVSSSSTHNHSSSTSSCLTRRRPKTEDFLSFLCLRGSVALPNSMAVLGSCRKKESAVTSCLPSSLGRTTEKGRTTAFRRKARHGTAPRPLRRLGVAALLLRGAGDTEAAGKRRYGLCSNAAAAAASSFAPRKLSLRERKMREGKGEGKPTGNGGREKRAGGRVEGRRRKREPVRVLRPRQLSLQVAMVTGLSDQHTSYVLQAPPIKSKSTNSSRRSGPYSRESKASLPRRPHVSIKHHITRRNLKTYTNHRMPQNQHGTCNHRIASVHHCQLRNLACSQSSRENSARTPVKTPGPNSMLYANPAANSSAMRHPNKRVSEHSGVVRLSRRMRGLPPDTGLNLLNALFAMPSNNCNNLRNGQIQQHKGSKMTLHGIQRGTEVLRERLGFDPKAPKRETKLDRGVRASDAAEDSVRRAEDVAVGDTVSTQGTVCKSGVDGDTEEVGKDGDCLFSEDGKDICQHPLGRDGREVRGRLVEVEQQTPGCASLDRLRSRKMMCEADHRSCSDASEVVLCRGHVDSSAEEDNSDVASVPSKPAPPTRTVTRAAVAKANAANTSLTYTSVDSGERTNCSARGAKPTHNSTNKFTSAANCPFDNTSRGTSKESFNALSKNLSKGTAPNGRNPNTTSKGPIKTSTSVAKTRTSPRNLKP; this is encoded by the exons ATGAACACAGACAGGCCAAAACGCAAAATCATTCGGAAGAGATAT gACGTCAGCGACGGGATGCCGTGGTGCGAGGAGCGCATGGTCCAGAAGGTTCTCTTCCTGTCCCTGAAGGAGTTCAGGGACGCCAGGCGCCCAAGCACCCAGGGGCCACACCACCGACCGAGGCCCGGGGCCGCGGCACAGGATCAGCAGAGGACACCGCGGCCGAAGCCAagatcgcacgcacgcacaaaaaacAAGACACCTGTCTCCCAAGATGGGCCAAAACCAAAGCAGGGTCGCTGGCCAACACACTCGCTGGAAAACCCCGAGGAGGAGCTAGCACTGCCACAGATTGCCCCGGACACCTGTTCGCCCCAAGGCAAACGCCACGGGCTTAAAACCGCACAGATGCTCGTCGAGGTCCTGCCAGCAGCCAAGGACGCGTGTCGAAGACGAGCGACAGGCGCGCCACAGAACAGCCACTCGCTAGCGGGCGGTGCCGTCGCTCAGCCCAGAACACTGCGCTCACACAGAGCACAGAGCCTTCTCGCGTTCTTGAACACGTCCAAGCCACAGCGCACGGCTCCGCCGACCCTACAGGACAGCCGCCCGAAATGTGAGGAAGGGCTGAACGACAGTCGTGTCGCGCAAAGCACGTCCACGCAGACGGTCCCCACCAGGATTCTGAGGTCCCACACACCTACCGCCCGCCTCAATG GTGCTCCCAGACAGGGTCCAGCTCTGCTATCCACCAATGAGAGACAGGGACTGACCCTGCAGGCCTATCATCAGCATCGTCACGGCAACATGGGTCATGGTAGAGATGACCCGGCCAACCAGAG gcCGAAGCTTCAGGCTCAGAGAAAGTTTGCACATTCTCCTCCCAGTTCTCCAGGACCTTTAGTGTCGTCTTCCTCCACACATAACCACAGCTCTTCCACCTCCAGCTGCCTGACCAGACGCCGTCCCAAAACAGAagactttctttcttttctttgtttgagag GTTCTGTGGCATTGCCGAACAGCATGGCCGTCTTGGGTAGTTGCCGGAAAAAGGAATCCGCTGTCACTTCATGTCTTCCCAGCAGTCTAGGGCGGACGACGGAGAAAGGCAGGACTACAGCCTTCAGGAGAAAAG CCCGCCACGGCACGGCCCCCAGGCCGCTGAGGAGGCTGGGGGTGGCGGCCCTCCTGCTCCGGGGGGCCGGAGACACGGAGGCCGCCGGCAAGCGGAGATACGGACTGTGttccaacgccgccgccgccgccgcctcctccttcgCTCCGAGGAAACTGAGCCTAAGGGAAAGGAAGATgagggaggggaaaggagaagGGAAGCCGACGGGGAACGGtggaagagagaagagggcaggggggagagtcgaggggaggaggaggaagagagagccgGTTCGTGTCCTGCGACCTCGCCAGCTCTCTCTGCAG gttgccatggtgactggGCTCTCTGATCAACACACTTCCTATGTACTACAAGCGCCGCCAATCAAGTCTAAATCGACCAATAGCAGCAGACGTTCCGGACCCTATTCTAGGGAGAGCAAAGCTAGTTTGCCCAGAAGGCCCCACGTTAGCATTAAACACCACATTACCCGTAGAAAcctaaaaacatacacaaatcaCAGAATGCCTCAGAACCAGCATGGCACTTGCAACCACAGAATTGCCTCTGTTCATCATTGCCAACTCAGGAACCTTGCATGTTCCCAATCTTCAAGGGAGAACTCTGCcaggaccccagtcaaaacacCAGGCCCGAACAGCATGCTATATGCAAATCCAGCAGCTAATAGCTCAGCTATGAGGCACCCGAACAAACGCGTCAGTGAGCATTCTGGGGTCGTGAGACTGTCCAGGAGAATGAGAGGCCTTCCACCAGATACCGGTCTTAATCTTTTAAACGCTCTGTTTGCAATGCCAAGTAACAACTGCAACAACCTGAGGAACGGCCAGATACAGCAACACAAAGGCTCCAAGATGACGTTGCATGGCATACAACGCGGCACCGAGGTCCTCCGAGAGAGGCTGGGGTTTGACCCCAAGGCTCCCAAAAGGGAGACGAAGCTAGACCGCGGTGTCAGAGCCAGTGACGCAGCGGAGGACAGCGTCAGGCGTGCGGAGGACGTGGCGGTGGGAGACACAGTGTCGACGCAGGGGACCGTATGTAAGAGCGGGGTGGACGGGGACACTGAGGAGGTTGGTAAGGACGGTGACTGTCTTTTCAGCGAGGACGGGAAGGACATCTGTCAACACCCGTTAGGAAGAGATGGACGGGAAGTCCGCGGTCGTCTTGTTGAGGTCGAACAACAGACCCCTGGCTGCGCTAGTCTGGACAGATTGAGGAGCAGGAAGATGATGTGCGAGGCAGATCACAGGAGCTGCAGCGACGCTAGTGAGGTTGTGTTGTGTCGAGGCCACGTCGATAGCTCCGCAGAAGAGGACAACAGCGATGTAGCTTCAGTCCCGTCCAAACCAGCACCACCTACAAGGACTGTCACCAGAGCGGCAGTGGCCAAGGCCAATGCGGCAAATACATCGTTAACGTATACCAGTGTAGATTCAGGTGAAAGAACAAACTGTTCTGCCAGGGGTGCTAAGCCAACTCACAACAGCACAAACAAATTCACAAGTGCAGCCAACTGTCCCTTCGACAATACCAGCCGGGGGACCTCTAAGGAGTCATTCAATGCTCTCAGTAAGAACTTATCAAAGGGCACTGCTCCAAACGGCAGGAATCCTAACACCACTTCCAAAGGGCCAATAAAAACTTCTACCTCTGTCGCTAAGACCAGAACGAGCCCTCGGAACCTGAAGCCGTAG
- the LOC132468262 gene encoding uncharacterized protein LOC132468262 isoform X1 — protein sequence MNTDRPKRKIIRKRYDVSDGMPWCEERMVQKVLFLSLKEFRDARRPSTQGPHHRPRPGAAAQDQQRTPRPKPRSHARTKNKTPVSQDGPKPKQGRWPTHSLENPEEELALPQIAPDTCSPQGKRHGLKTAQMLVEVLPAAKDACRRRATGAPQNSHSLAGGAVAQPRTLRSHRAQSLLAFLNTSKPQRTAPPTLQDSRPKCEEGLNDSRVAQSTSTQTVPTRILRSHTPTARLNGAPRQGPALLSTNERQGLTLQAYHQHRHGNMGHGRDDPANQSSPGPLVSSSSTHNHSSSTSSCLTRRRPKTEDFLSFLCLRGSVALPNSMAVLGSCRKKESAVTSCLPSSLGRTTEKGRTTAFRRKARHGTAPRPLRRLGVAALLLRGAGDTEAAGKRRYGLCSNAAAAAASSFAPRKLSLRERKMREGKGEGKPTGNGGREKRAGGRVEGRRRKREPVRVLRPRQLSLQVAMVTGLSDQHTSYVLQAPPIKSKSTNSSRRSGPYSRESKASLPRRPHVSIKHHITRRNLKTYTNHRMPQNQHGTCNHRIASVHHCQLRNLACSQSSRENSARTPVKTPGPNSMLYANPAANSSAMRHPNKRVSEHSGVVRLSRRMRGLPPDTGLNLLNALFAMPSNNCNNLRNGQIQQHKGSKMTLHGIQRGTEVLRERLGFDPKAPKRETKLDRGVRASDAAEDSVRRAEDVAVGDTVSTQGTVCKSGVDGDTEEVGKDGDCLFSEDGKDICQHPLGRDGREVRGRLVEVEQQTPGCASLDRLRSRKMMCEADHRSCSDASEVVLCRGHVDSSAEEDNSDVASVPSKPAPPTRTVTRAAVAKANAANTSLTYTSVDSGERTNCSARGAKPTHNSTNKFTSAANCPFDNTSRGTSKESFNALSKNLSKGTAPNGRNPNTTSKGPIKTSTSVAKTRTSPRNLKP from the exons ATGAACACAGACAGGCCAAAACGCAAAATCATTCGGAAGAGATAT gACGTCAGCGACGGGATGCCGTGGTGCGAGGAGCGCATGGTCCAGAAGGTTCTCTTCCTGTCCCTGAAGGAGTTCAGGGACGCCAGGCGCCCAAGCACCCAGGGGCCACACCACCGACCGAGGCCCGGGGCCGCGGCACAGGATCAGCAGAGGACACCGCGGCCGAAGCCAagatcgcacgcacgcacaaaaaacAAGACACCTGTCTCCCAAGATGGGCCAAAACCAAAGCAGGGTCGCTGGCCAACACACTCGCTGGAAAACCCCGAGGAGGAGCTAGCACTGCCACAGATTGCCCCGGACACCTGTTCGCCCCAAGGCAAACGCCACGGGCTTAAAACCGCACAGATGCTCGTCGAGGTCCTGCCAGCAGCCAAGGACGCGTGTCGAAGACGAGCGACAGGCGCGCCACAGAACAGCCACTCGCTAGCGGGCGGTGCCGTCGCTCAGCCCAGAACACTGCGCTCACACAGAGCACAGAGCCTTCTCGCGTTCTTGAACACGTCCAAGCCACAGCGCACGGCTCCGCCGACCCTACAGGACAGCCGCCCGAAATGTGAGGAAGGGCTGAACGACAGTCGTGTCGCGCAAAGCACGTCCACGCAGACGGTCCCCACCAGGATTCTGAGGTCCCACACACCTACCGCCCGCCTCAATG GTGCTCCCAGACAGGGTCCAGCTCTGCTATCCACCAATGAGAGACAGGGACTGACCCTGCAGGCCTATCATCAGCATCGTCACGGCAACATGGGTCATGGTAGAGATGACCCGGCCAACCAGAG TTCTCCAGGACCTTTAGTGTCGTCTTCCTCCACACATAACCACAGCTCTTCCACCTCCAGCTGCCTGACCAGACGCCGTCCCAAAACAGAagactttctttcttttctttgtttgagag GTTCTGTGGCATTGCCGAACAGCATGGCCGTCTTGGGTAGTTGCCGGAAAAAGGAATCCGCTGTCACTTCATGTCTTCCCAGCAGTCTAGGGCGGACGACGGAGAAAGGCAGGACTACAGCCTTCAGGAGAAAAG CCCGCCACGGCACGGCCCCCAGGCCGCTGAGGAGGCTGGGGGTGGCGGCCCTCCTGCTCCGGGGGGCCGGAGACACGGAGGCCGCCGGCAAGCGGAGATACGGACTGTGttccaacgccgccgccgccgccgcctcctccttcgCTCCGAGGAAACTGAGCCTAAGGGAAAGGAAGATgagggaggggaaaggagaagGGAAGCCGACGGGGAACGGtggaagagagaagagggcaggggggagagtcgaggggaggaggaggaagagagagccgGTTCGTGTCCTGCGACCTCGCCAGCTCTCTCTGCAG gttgccatggtgactggGCTCTCTGATCAACACACTTCCTATGTACTACAAGCGCCGCCAATCAAGTCTAAATCGACCAATAGCAGCAGACGTTCCGGACCCTATTCTAGGGAGAGCAAAGCTAGTTTGCCCAGAAGGCCCCACGTTAGCATTAAACACCACATTACCCGTAGAAAcctaaaaacatacacaaatcaCAGAATGCCTCAGAACCAGCATGGCACTTGCAACCACAGAATTGCCTCTGTTCATCATTGCCAACTCAGGAACCTTGCATGTTCCCAATCTTCAAGGGAGAACTCTGCcaggaccccagtcaaaacacCAGGCCCGAACAGCATGCTATATGCAAATCCAGCAGCTAATAGCTCAGCTATGAGGCACCCGAACAAACGCGTCAGTGAGCATTCTGGGGTCGTGAGACTGTCCAGGAGAATGAGAGGCCTTCCACCAGATACCGGTCTTAATCTTTTAAACGCTCTGTTTGCAATGCCAAGTAACAACTGCAACAACCTGAGGAACGGCCAGATACAGCAACACAAAGGCTCCAAGATGACGTTGCATGGCATACAACGCGGCACCGAGGTCCTCCGAGAGAGGCTGGGGTTTGACCCCAAGGCTCCCAAAAGGGAGACGAAGCTAGACCGCGGTGTCAGAGCCAGTGACGCAGCGGAGGACAGCGTCAGGCGTGCGGAGGACGTGGCGGTGGGAGACACAGTGTCGACGCAGGGGACCGTATGTAAGAGCGGGGTGGACGGGGACACTGAGGAGGTTGGTAAGGACGGTGACTGTCTTTTCAGCGAGGACGGGAAGGACATCTGTCAACACCCGTTAGGAAGAGATGGACGGGAAGTCCGCGGTCGTCTTGTTGAGGTCGAACAACAGACCCCTGGCTGCGCTAGTCTGGACAGATTGAGGAGCAGGAAGATGATGTGCGAGGCAGATCACAGGAGCTGCAGCGACGCTAGTGAGGTTGTGTTGTGTCGAGGCCACGTCGATAGCTCCGCAGAAGAGGACAACAGCGATGTAGCTTCAGTCCCGTCCAAACCAGCACCACCTACAAGGACTGTCACCAGAGCGGCAGTGGCCAAGGCCAATGCGGCAAATACATCGTTAACGTATACCAGTGTAGATTCAGGTGAAAGAACAAACTGTTCTGCCAGGGGTGCTAAGCCAACTCACAACAGCACAAACAAATTCACAAGTGCAGCCAACTGTCCCTTCGACAATACCAGCCGGGGGACCTCTAAGGAGTCATTCAATGCTCTCAGTAAGAACTTATCAAAGGGCACTGCTCCAAACGGCAGGAATCCTAACACCACTTCCAAAGGGCCAATAAAAACTTCTACCTCTGTCGCTAAGACCAGAACGAGCCCTCGGAACCTGAAGCCGTAG
- the LOC132468262 gene encoding uncharacterized protein LOC132468262 isoform X3 — MNTDRPKRKIIRKRYDVSDGMPWCEERMVQKVLFLSLKEFRDARRPSTQGPHHRPRPGAAAQDQQRTPRPKPRSHARTKNKTPVSQDGPKPKQGRWPTHSLENPEEELALPQIAPDTCSPQGKRHGLKTAQMLVEVLPAAKDACRRRATGAPQNSHSLAGGAVAQPRTLRSHRAQSLLAFLNTSKPQRTAPPTLQDSRPKCEEGLNDSRVAQSTSTQTVPTRILRSHTPTARLNGAPRQGPALLSTNERQGLTLQAYHQHRHGNMGHGRDDPANQSCLTRRRPKTEDFLSFLCLRGSVALPNSMAVLGSCRKKESAVTSCLPSSLGRTTEKGRTTAFRRKARHGTAPRPLRRLGVAALLLRGAGDTEAAGKRRYGLCSNAAAAAASSFAPRKLSLRERKMREGKGEGKPTGNGGREKRAGGRVEGRRRKREPVRVLRPRQLSLQVAMVTGLSDQHTSYVLQAPPIKSKSTNSSRRSGPYSRESKASLPRRPHVSIKHHITRRNLKTYTNHRMPQNQHGTCNHRIASVHHCQLRNLACSQSSRENSARTPVKTPGPNSMLYANPAANSSAMRHPNKRVSEHSGVVRLSRRMRGLPPDTGLNLLNALFAMPSNNCNNLRNGQIQQHKGSKMTLHGIQRGTEVLRERLGFDPKAPKRETKLDRGVRASDAAEDSVRRAEDVAVGDTVSTQGTVCKSGVDGDTEEVGKDGDCLFSEDGKDICQHPLGRDGREVRGRLVEVEQQTPGCASLDRLRSRKMMCEADHRSCSDASEVVLCRGHVDSSAEEDNSDVASVPSKPAPPTRTVTRAAVAKANAANTSLTYTSVDSGERTNCSARGAKPTHNSTNKFTSAANCPFDNTSRGTSKESFNALSKNLSKGTAPNGRNPNTTSKGPIKTSTSVAKTRTSPRNLKP; from the exons ATGAACACAGACAGGCCAAAACGCAAAATCATTCGGAAGAGATAT gACGTCAGCGACGGGATGCCGTGGTGCGAGGAGCGCATGGTCCAGAAGGTTCTCTTCCTGTCCCTGAAGGAGTTCAGGGACGCCAGGCGCCCAAGCACCCAGGGGCCACACCACCGACCGAGGCCCGGGGCCGCGGCACAGGATCAGCAGAGGACACCGCGGCCGAAGCCAagatcgcacgcacgcacaaaaaacAAGACACCTGTCTCCCAAGATGGGCCAAAACCAAAGCAGGGTCGCTGGCCAACACACTCGCTGGAAAACCCCGAGGAGGAGCTAGCACTGCCACAGATTGCCCCGGACACCTGTTCGCCCCAAGGCAAACGCCACGGGCTTAAAACCGCACAGATGCTCGTCGAGGTCCTGCCAGCAGCCAAGGACGCGTGTCGAAGACGAGCGACAGGCGCGCCACAGAACAGCCACTCGCTAGCGGGCGGTGCCGTCGCTCAGCCCAGAACACTGCGCTCACACAGAGCACAGAGCCTTCTCGCGTTCTTGAACACGTCCAAGCCACAGCGCACGGCTCCGCCGACCCTACAGGACAGCCGCCCGAAATGTGAGGAAGGGCTGAACGACAGTCGTGTCGCGCAAAGCACGTCCACGCAGACGGTCCCCACCAGGATTCTGAGGTCCCACACACCTACCGCCCGCCTCAATG GTGCTCCCAGACAGGGTCCAGCTCTGCTATCCACCAATGAGAGACAGGGACTGACCCTGCAGGCCTATCATCAGCATCGTCACGGCAACATGGGTCATGGTAGAGATGACCCGGCCAACCAGAG CTGCCTGACCAGACGCCGTCCCAAAACAGAagactttctttcttttctttgtttgagag GTTCTGTGGCATTGCCGAACAGCATGGCCGTCTTGGGTAGTTGCCGGAAAAAGGAATCCGCTGTCACTTCATGTCTTCCCAGCAGTCTAGGGCGGACGACGGAGAAAGGCAGGACTACAGCCTTCAGGAGAAAAG CCCGCCACGGCACGGCCCCCAGGCCGCTGAGGAGGCTGGGGGTGGCGGCCCTCCTGCTCCGGGGGGCCGGAGACACGGAGGCCGCCGGCAAGCGGAGATACGGACTGTGttccaacgccgccgccgccgccgcctcctccttcgCTCCGAGGAAACTGAGCCTAAGGGAAAGGAAGATgagggaggggaaaggagaagGGAAGCCGACGGGGAACGGtggaagagagaagagggcaggggggagagtcgaggggaggaggaggaagagagagccgGTTCGTGTCCTGCGACCTCGCCAGCTCTCTCTGCAG gttgccatggtgactggGCTCTCTGATCAACACACTTCCTATGTACTACAAGCGCCGCCAATCAAGTCTAAATCGACCAATAGCAGCAGACGTTCCGGACCCTATTCTAGGGAGAGCAAAGCTAGTTTGCCCAGAAGGCCCCACGTTAGCATTAAACACCACATTACCCGTAGAAAcctaaaaacatacacaaatcaCAGAATGCCTCAGAACCAGCATGGCACTTGCAACCACAGAATTGCCTCTGTTCATCATTGCCAACTCAGGAACCTTGCATGTTCCCAATCTTCAAGGGAGAACTCTGCcaggaccccagtcaaaacacCAGGCCCGAACAGCATGCTATATGCAAATCCAGCAGCTAATAGCTCAGCTATGAGGCACCCGAACAAACGCGTCAGTGAGCATTCTGGGGTCGTGAGACTGTCCAGGAGAATGAGAGGCCTTCCACCAGATACCGGTCTTAATCTTTTAAACGCTCTGTTTGCAATGCCAAGTAACAACTGCAACAACCTGAGGAACGGCCAGATACAGCAACACAAAGGCTCCAAGATGACGTTGCATGGCATACAACGCGGCACCGAGGTCCTCCGAGAGAGGCTGGGGTTTGACCCCAAGGCTCCCAAAAGGGAGACGAAGCTAGACCGCGGTGTCAGAGCCAGTGACGCAGCGGAGGACAGCGTCAGGCGTGCGGAGGACGTGGCGGTGGGAGACACAGTGTCGACGCAGGGGACCGTATGTAAGAGCGGGGTGGACGGGGACACTGAGGAGGTTGGTAAGGACGGTGACTGTCTTTTCAGCGAGGACGGGAAGGACATCTGTCAACACCCGTTAGGAAGAGATGGACGGGAAGTCCGCGGTCGTCTTGTTGAGGTCGAACAACAGACCCCTGGCTGCGCTAGTCTGGACAGATTGAGGAGCAGGAAGATGATGTGCGAGGCAGATCACAGGAGCTGCAGCGACGCTAGTGAGGTTGTGTTGTGTCGAGGCCACGTCGATAGCTCCGCAGAAGAGGACAACAGCGATGTAGCTTCAGTCCCGTCCAAACCAGCACCACCTACAAGGACTGTCACCAGAGCGGCAGTGGCCAAGGCCAATGCGGCAAATACATCGTTAACGTATACCAGTGTAGATTCAGGTGAAAGAACAAACTGTTCTGCCAGGGGTGCTAAGCCAACTCACAACAGCACAAACAAATTCACAAGTGCAGCCAACTGTCCCTTCGACAATACCAGCCGGGGGACCTCTAAGGAGTCATTCAATGCTCTCAGTAAGAACTTATCAAAGGGCACTGCTCCAAACGGCAGGAATCCTAACACCACTTCCAAAGGGCCAATAAAAACTTCTACCTCTGTCGCTAAGACCAGAACGAGCCCTCGGAACCTGAAGCCGTAG
- the gapdhs gene encoding glyceraldehyde-3-phosphate dehydrogenase 2, with product MPELAVGINGFGRIGRLVLRACLQKGIQVVAINDPFIDVEYMVYMFKYDSTHGRYKGEVSYEDGKLIVDGKSISVFQCMKPAEIPWGDSGALYVVESTGVFLSVDKATAHVQGGAKRVVVSAPSPDAPMFVMGVNEDKYDPSSMTIVSNASCTTNCLAPLAKVINDNFGIDEALMTTVHAYTATQKTVDGPSSKAWRDGRTAAQNIIPASTGAAKAVGKVIPELNGKLTGMAFRVPVADVSVVDLTCRLTRPATYSQIKEAVKKASEGPLKGVLGYTEDQVVSSDFIGDTHSSIFDAGAGISLNDNFVKLISWYDNEFGYSHRVADLLLYMHSKE from the exons ATGCCAGAACTCGCTGTAGGAATCAATGG CTTCGGTCGCATCGGTCGTCTGGTCCTGAGGGCTTGCCTCCAGAAGGGCATCCAGGTCGTGGCCATCAACGACCCTTTCATCGACGTGGAGTACATG GTCTACATGTTCAAGTATGACTCCACCCACGGCCGCTACAAGGGAGAGGTCTCCTACGAGGACGGCAAGCTCATCGTTGACGGAAAGTCCATCTCTGTCTTCCAGTG TATGAAGCCAGCAGAGATCCCATGGGGTGACTCTGGAGCGCTGTACGTGGTCGAGTCCACTGGAGTCTTCCTGAGCGTTGACAAGGCAACT GCTCATGTCCAGGGCGGGGCCAAGCGCGTGGTGGTGTCTGCGCCGTCCCCCGACGCCCCCATGTTCGTCATGGGCGTCAACGAGGACAAGTACGACCCCTCCTCCATGACCATCGTCAG TAACGCCTCGTGCACCACCAACTGCCTGGCGCCACTGGCTAAAGTCATCAACGACAACTTCGGCATCGACGAGGCACTAATG ACCACAGTGCACGCCTACACCGCCACCCAGAAGACCGTGGACGGGCCCAGCAGCAAGGCCTGGCGCGACGGGCGCACCGCCGCCCAGAACATCATCCCAGCCTCCACCGGCGCCGCCAAGGCCGTGGGCAAGGTCATCCCCGAGCTCAACGG GAAGCTGACCGGCATGGCGTTCAGGGTGCCAGTGGCTGATGTGTCCGTGGTGGACCTGACGTGCCGTCTGACCCGGCCCGCGACCTACAGCCAGATCAAGGAGGCCGTGAAGAAGGCCTCAGAAGGGCCCCTGAAGGGCGTGCTGGGCTACACCGAAGACCAG GTGGTGTCCTCTGACTTCATCGGTGACACCCATTCCTCCATCTTTGATGCTGGGGCAGGGATCTCTCTGAACGACAACTTTGTCAAGCTTATTTCCTG GTACGACAACGAGTTTGGCTACAGCCACCGCGTGGCAGACCTGCTGCTGTACATGCACTCCAAGGAGTAG